The Zerene cesonia ecotype Mississippi chromosome 11, Zerene_cesonia_1.1, whole genome shotgun sequence sequence aaataaattagcctGATTCCCTTTCAAACccgattaaataataaataggtagctactacaaattcaatttttattcgttttataataatctagtTTCGGGCTCAtatctaacataaaaaattacgaataacgattacattaaaaatattcatctcattGTTGAAGTGAAACAAACTtcaggtatataatattagtgtgtgAAGATGAAATATAATGACCTATACATACGATAATATCATTTCGCTATACCTGTAATAAAGTCCACTTTCGTTTGCGCATTCTTCGTCTATCGCACAATAAATAGTAGTTTGTGCGCCACATTGAGGCGACTTTATAAAaacgcttataatattattaaatacccAAGTCGCACCAAAAATTATTCCTCTATGTAAATTTCTTCCTATATCTGTGCGTACCACACCTGGATGTAAGCTGTATGTATTAACATCATTGATGTTCCgttcctgaaaaaaaaaacaaaatttactgAAAAACTTCAATAGCCGGACACAAAAGTAAAACTTTTATCGCCTTATCATTGATGTATCTATCATACATAGACAACTAATGTCTAGTTCTATCATCAAtcggataataaaaaaaaatccgagcggtattgtataaaacattaaatgaaattagcACCACACTTCGTGAAATTAAAGTTCAAAGTCTATTGTAGTCTATCGCTCATAAAAGAACGTACTAAAACACGCGTAGCGAGAgttttaccacagataacataatactataactAGTGCTACTTTTACTTCGGACATTTTTAAGCGTGATTATGACCACCCAGAGAAGACGTTAGGTTCAAATAAATTgaccataaattataaacgataaattacatatttaagcCAAGAAATAAAGCTGTTTGTGTATATTATGATGTCGGTAGCCAAATTGCGACTTACCCTTAATTTAAGATGAATTGCTCTtgcgaataaaatattagctgACTTGCTTCTACCGTAAGCCTTTACTGATCCGTACCAAGTTCGATCCAGATTAATATCATTAGGATTCACGTTTGAGACTGGAATGAAGTAACAGGTTATTAGACAACAATTTAAATCATGTACCTCTCCTAAAttcatgaattatattttgaatgtaaaaGCTTTCAAAATTCACAgctaaaagtaattattatttttggttttcATTGGGGATGAGAACCCaagaactattttttatatgcgaACTAACTGTTCGCCAGTGGAATATTTccgggtaaaaagtatcctaaaattggaccagtagtttaGGAGCCTTTagggtacaaacaaacaaaaaatcttttcctcttaattatattagtatagatatactGTTTACTAAAAGAGAATGACATAATTGTGATAATACgtgctttataaaaatacgtgCGTTACGACACAATTTTTTCGATAAacatctaatatttttattaaaaaaatagtaaatatacgAAATCTGAGCGCAAAAACTgcagaatatataaaaacgttattGCGTACCAAAATGCGCTAGAGACGCGACATTCACAATTCTTGCCGGTGcactttttataatacgaGGTAATAATAGGAATGTGAACATAGCATGACCAAAATGATTAGTTCCTATCTGTGTCTCAAACCCATCTTCGGTCCGGCCTTTCGGTATCATCATGATACCagcattgtttattaaaatgtttattttatcttctttCGCCAGTATTCTGAAAGCGCACTCTCTTACTGACTTGAGACTTGATAAAtctaatttttcaattattaatgatCCAGTTTCTCTCTCAGATTCGCATTTCTTGACGATATCCGCTTTGGCTTCTTCTGCCTTGTCAGTGTTACGACAtgccattattattttagctcCTGCAAAAGAAAACCATTTagtatatgtaggtataccTACCAAATATTTGGTAACacttatgtgtataaaat is a genomic window containing:
- the LOC119830215 gene encoding retinol dehydrogenase 12-like, translated to MDYLSGWCKSKRRLDGYTVIITGCNTGIGKETALDLYKRGAKIIMACRNTDKAEEAKADIVKKCESERETGSLIIEKLDLSSLKSVRECAFRILAKEDKINILINNAGIMMIPKGRTEDGFETQIGTNHFGHAMFTFLLLPRIIKSAPARIVNVASLAHFVSNVNPNDINLDRTWYGSVKAYGRSKSANILFARAIHLKLRERNINDVNTYSLHPGVVRTDIGRNLHRGIIFGATWVFNNIISVFIKSPQCGAQTTIYCAIDEECANESGLYYSDCSKARRSRQCRNDTEALKLWDVTIEKLNLQKYDPLGEVDPTEEIFIQKI